One genomic segment of Panicum virgatum strain AP13 chromosome 2N, P.virgatum_v5, whole genome shotgun sequence includes these proteins:
- the LOC120662858 gene encoding F-box/FBD/LRR-repeat protein At2g04230-like, with protein sequence MALDGGGEVLARVVSGGGDEESRHHDRISDLPDTLLLHILMLLPLVEAVRTCVLSRRWRGAWTRLPRLAFDDDAAPRVSRFGNLVDGVLRGYADDVDMPDVLISVRRRSSAGDAVRLATSATRLAAGSVAARFHLYLSSAAGNLYNDVVEEAAAATLQLPCFPRATEFALDFMGVDLRMPSAGTFAKLTKMFIRGVRFTDGGEGISTVVSRRCPCLEVLLLHRVRGVKVLALLAQSLLFLRVSMVMQLQRLQVVSESLREMQVHRCFSLTTAPTSMLLNVPVLEELHWEDHYPHDDARVSLWGLPRCLQKLVIAELPRFTKILQHFHRADTLRLEITIAPISLLSIYFYV encoded by the exons ATGGCTctcgacggtggcggcgaggtgCTCGCCAGGGTCGTCTCCGGCGGTGGAGATGAGGAAAGTCGTCATCACGACCGGATCAGTGACCTTCCGGATACCCTGCTCCTCCATATCTTGATGCTGCTCCCGCTCGTCGAGGCCGTCCGCACCTGCGTGCTCTCCCGCCGCTGGCGCGGCGCCTGGACGCGCCTCCCGCGGCTCGCCTtcgacgacgacgcggcgccCCGCGTCTCGCGCTTCGGGAACCTCGTCGACGGCGTCCTGCGCGGCTACGCCGACGACGTCGACATGCCCGACGTGCTCATCTCGGTCCGCCGCCGGTCCAGCGCCGGCGACGCCGTCCGGCTCGCAACGTCGGCAACCCGGCTCGCGGCGGGGAGCGTTGCCGCCAGGTTCCACCTCTACctgtcctccgccgccgggaaCCTCTACAACGACGtcgtcgaggaggcggcggcggcgacgctccAGCTGCCATGCTTCCCGAGGGCGACAGAGTTCGCGCTCGATTTCATGGGGGTGGACCTTAGGATGCCGAGCGCTGGCACGTTCGCCAAGCTGACCAAGATGTTCATCCGCGGCGTCCGGTTcaccgacggcggcgagggcatCAGCACGGTGGTGTCGCGGCGCTGCCCTTGCCTTGAGGTCCTATTGCTGCACAGGGTCCGCGGCGTGAAGGTGCTCGCCCTCCTTGCACAGTCGCTCCTGTTCCTGCGGGTTTCCATGGTCATGCAGCTGCAGCGCCTCCAGGTGGTGTCAGAAAGCCTCCGCGAGATGCAAGTGCACAGGTGTTTCTCACTTACCACCGCTCCCACGTCGATGCTTCTGAATGTTCCTGTGCTGGAGGAGCTCCACTGGGAAGACCACTACCCTCATGATGATGCCCGCGTTAGCCTCTGGGGATTGCCTAGGTGCCTCCAGAAGCTCGTGATCGCCGAGCTACCTCGTTTCACAAAGATCCTGCAGCATTTCCACCGTGCTGACACTCTACGCCTTGAAATTACTATTGCTCCG ATTAGTCTATTGTCCATATACTTCTATGTTTGA
- the LOC120661611 gene encoding uncharacterized protein LOC120661611 → MSVSNGKKKYRGYLTWTDDMDQALLDVLVEHHNNGDHTANGWKAHVYSAAVRNVQEKCNVDITKDHVMSRCKTFDKHCNVLGRILAHDGFEWDQDRNKLVIHNEDAWIRYIEKNKAAACYQHKVIKNWDAISLIFSRDHAATSEDVSAGAENGQEVAMKVAEDVRDPTPSSPSTSGPSIQYRPEAPMLIQSNKQGRVKRFRTKDALFCMSGDIKNSFHISMKSNETQEEPKSACPKEIFAALQAIPNLARDDLLRAYCILTNSDRKFECLMALPMDMRKDWLLMEIGKK, encoded by the exons ATGAGTGTGAGCAATGGTAAGAAGAAGTATAGAGGCTATCTTACTTGGACGGATGATATGGACCAAGCGCTCCTGGATGTTCTTGTTGAGCATCACAACAATGGGGACCACACAGCAAATGGGTGGAAGGCACATGTATACAGTGCGGCGGTGAGAAATGTGCAGGAGAAGTGCAACGTGGACATCACAAAGGATCATGTGATGTCAAGATGCAAGACATTTGACAAGCACTGCAATGTCCTTGGCAGAATACTTGCCCATGATGGATTTGAGTGGGATCAGGACAGGAATAAGCTTGTGATCCACAATGAGGATGCTTGGATCAGATACATAGAG aaaaacaaaGCTGCTGCTTGCTATCAGCATAAAGTTATCAAGAACTGGGATGCAATAAGCCTAATATTTTCCAGAGATCATGCTGCAACTAGTGAAGATGTTAGTGCAGGTGCTGAGAATGGCCAAGAGGTGGCGATGAAGGTTGCCGAAGATGTTCGTGACCCTACCCCAAGTTCACCTTCAACATCTGGACCTAGCATTCAGTACCGTCCTGAAGCACCCATGTTGATTCAATCAAACAAACAAGGCAGGGTGAAGAGGTTCAGAACAAAGGATGCGCTCTTTTGCATGTCTGGTGACATCAAGAATTCGTTCCACATATCTATGAAATCCAATGAGACCCAAGAGGAGCCAAAGAGTGCATGCCCTAAGGAAATCTTTGCAGCACTTCAAGCAATACCCAACTTAGCTCGTGATGATTTGCTAAGGGCCTATTGTATCCTCACAAATAGTGATCGGAAGTTTGAATGTCTTATGGCACTTCCAATGGACATGAGGAAGGATTGGTTGTTGATGGAGATTGGGAAGAAATGA